The following coding sequences lie in one Periophthalmus magnuspinnatus isolate fPerMag1 chromosome 24, fPerMag1.2.pri, whole genome shotgun sequence genomic window:
- the LOC117392503 gene encoding leukotriene B4 receptor 1-like, with protein MEMLNQTSTNFTNSSATGPPTSFLWASKDLAPAVLLSLCFLVGFPGNIAVLILRPNWQQLSRLTQCLMMNLALSDLLCLVTLPVWIYALLYIWPLGDVACKIIAFIVYCSLYSCLMTITALSVQRYMQVAHQQRCLQFRKRLLALLWLMSMVLSIPALVFRKTIKNQERISCLQKYTSSAQEVAVLLTECVVGFTSLIITTCSYIFLNRRLQQAVFFNDTYTIKLVTTIILTFFILWTPYLTFNIVIVGGILTNNLTIAKFYDLAFVFGSVTFINSGINPLLYAFALVCCKSNGSQ; from the coding sequence ATGGAAATGCTGAACCAGACCTCTACTAACTTCACCAATTCCTCAGCCACAGGACCTCCAACTTCATTCTTATGGGCCTCCAAAGATCTTGCTCCTGCAGTGCTGCTGTCCCTGTGCTTCCTTGTGGGATTCCCTGGAAATATAGCAGTTTTAATTCTCAGACCAAACTGGCAGCAGCTCTCCAGACTGACCCAGTGTCTGATGATGAACCTGGCTTTGTCCGACTTGCTGTGCTTGGTCACTCTGCCGGTTTGGATCTACGCTCTTCTGTATATTTGGCCACTGGGTGATGTCGCATGTAAGATTATAGCCTTTATTGTATATTGTAGCCTCTACAGCTGCCTgatgaccataactgctctgagTGTCCAGCGCTATATGCAGGTTGCGCACCAACAGAGATGTCTCCAGTTCAGGAAGAGACTCCTTGCCCTGTTGTGGCTCATGTCAATGGTCCTCTCCATTCCGGCTTTAGTGTTTCGAAAGACCATCAAAAACCAAGAGAGGATTAGCTGTCTCCAGAAGTACACTTCTTCAGCACAGGAAGTAGCTGTATTGCTCACTGAGTGCGTTGTTGGTTTCACCTCATTAATCATTACTACttgttcatatatttttctGAACAGAAGGTTACAGCAGGCAGTATTTTTTAATGATACTTACACGATAAAACTTGTCACCACTATCatattgacattttttataCTGTGGACACCCTATTTAacttttaatattgtgattgtTGGAGGCATTTTGACTAACAACCTGACAATTGCTAAGTTTTATGATCTTGCCTTTGTTTTTGGATCTGTAACTTTTATTAACAGTGGTATAAATCCACTCCTCTACGCTTTCGCTCTTGTATGTTGCAAGAGCAATGGTAGTCAGTAG
- the LOC117392504 gene encoding type-1 angiotensin II receptor B-like, with amino-acid sequence MDQLNLTSANLTNSLTAGPSALIPWDFKFLVPVGLMSLCFLVGIPGNIAVLIFRPNWEQLSRLTQCLMMNLATSDLLCLITLPVWIYAVLYNWALGVATCKIMTFLVYCSIYSSVLTITALSIQRYMQVVHPQRCIRFKKRLLILLWLMSMVLSIQALMARQIIKDQHQMSCFIKYNSTQHVAMLLTECIVGFSSFTITACAYIFLHRKLNQAVFFNNPSTFKLITTIIVTFFVLWMPYLFFNLVIVGGKVYVAGNSVVQIFVPHIITRMMCGTDMLIDAS; translated from the exons ATGGACCAGTTGAACCTGACCTCTGCTAACCTCACCAACTCCTTGACTGCCGGACCTTCAGCTTTGATCCCATGGGACTTTAAGTTTCTGGTCCCAGTAGGACTTATGTCACTGTGCTTCCTCGTGGGAATCCCTGGAAATATAGCTGTTTTAATCTTCAGACCAAACTGGGAGCAGCTGTCCAGACTGACCCAGTGTCTGATGATGAACCTGGCCACGTCTGACCTGTTGTGCTTGATCACTCTGCCTGTTTGGATTTACGCTGTTCTGTACAACTGGGCTCTGGGTGTCGCCACCTGTAAGATTATGACATTTCTGGTATATTGTAGTATCTACAGCAGTGtactgaccataactgctctgagCATCCAGCGCTACATGCAGGTTGTACACCCGCAGCGATGTATCAGATTCAAGAAGAGACTCCTTATCCTATTGTGGCTTATGTCGATGGTCCTCTCCATTCAAGCTTTAATGGCGCGACAAATTATTAAAGACCAGCATCAGATGAGctgttttataaaatataacTCTACACAGCATGTGGCTATGTTGCTTACAGAATGCATTGTTGGATTCAGCTCATTCACCATTACTGCGTGtgcatatatttttttgcacagAAAGCTAAATCAGGCAGTATTTTTCAACAATCCATCTACCTTCAAACTCATCACCACTATCATAGTGACATTTTTTGTACTGTGGATGCCATACTTGTTTTTTAATCTTGTGATTGTTGGAG GAAAGGTTTACGTAGCAGGAAATAGTGTTGTGCAGATATTTGTACCACACATCATCACAAGAATGATGTGTGGTACAGATATGTTAATAGATGCCAGTTGA
- the LOC117392506 gene encoding leukotriene B4 receptor 1-like, with translation MDQLNLTSSNFTNSSTAGPPSSVSGLRTLVPVGLMSLCFLVGIPGNIAVLILRPNWQKLSRLTQCLMMNLALSDLLCLITLPIWIYAVLYNWALGITTCKMLGFVMHCSIFSSVLTITALSVQRYMQVIHPQRCIRFKKRFLILLWLMSMVLSIQALMSRQIIKDQHQMSCFIKYNSTQHVAMLLTECFFGFSSFTITACAYIFLHKKLNQAVFFNNPSTFKLITIIIVTFFVFSMPYLVFNLVMVGAQPAATPKPLKMAVIGQAPSLSGPCGDTVLLSLCFLVGFPGNIAVLILRPNWQQLSRLTQCLMMNLASSDLLCLVTLPN, from the exons ATGGACCAGCTGAACCTGACCTCTTCTAACTTCACTAACTCCTCAACTGCAGGACCTCCATCTTCAGTTTCTGGTTTGAGGACCCTGGTCCCAGTAGGACTCATGTCACTCTGCTTCCTGGTGGGAATCCCTGGGAATATAGCTGTTTTAATCCTCAGACCAAACTGGCAGAAACTGTCCAGACTGACCCAGTGTCTGATGATGAACCTGGCCTTGTCTGACTTGTTGTGCTTGATCACTCTGCCTATTTGGATCTACGCTGTTCTGTACAACTGGGCTCTGGGTATCACTACCTGTAAGATGCTTGGGTTTGTGATGCATTGTAGTATCTTCAGCAGCGTACTGACTATAACTGCTCTGAGTGTCCAGCGCTACATGCAGGTCATACACCCACAGAGATGTATCAGATTCAAGAAGAGATTCCTCATCCTGTTGTGGCTCATGTCGATGGTCCTCTCCATTCAAGCTTTAATGTCCCGGCAAATTATCAAAGATCAGCATCAGATGAGctgttttataaaatataacTCTACACAGCATGTGGCTATGTTGCTTACAGAATGCTTTTTTGGATTCAGCTCATTCACCATTACTGCATGTGCATAtatttttctgcacaaaaaGCTAAACCAGGCAGTATTTTTCAACAATCCATCTACCTTCAAACTCATCACCATTATCATAGTGACATTTTTTGTATTCTCAATGCCATACTTGGTTTTTAATCTTGTGATGGTGGGAG CCCAGCCCGCGGCCACTCCCAagcctttaaaaatggccgTCATTGGACaagccccctctttgtctggaccatgtggagatacaG TGCTGCTGTCCCTGTGCTTCCTTGTGGGATTCCCTGGAAATATAGCAGTTTTAATTCTCAGACCAAACTGGCAGCAGCTCTCCAGACTGACCCAGTGTCTGATGATGAACCTGGCTTCGTCCGACTTGCTGTGCTTGGTCACTCTGCCG AATTGA
- the LOC117392507 gene encoding leukotriene B4 receptor 1-like has translation MDQLNQTSANLTNFSTAGPPALISWDFKSLVPVGFMSLCFLVGIPGNIAVLILRPNWEQLSRLTQCLMMNLATSDLLCLVTLPFWIYTVLYNWALGVATCKIMTFLLYCSIYSSVLTITALSVQCYMQVVHPQRCIRFKMRLLILLWLISMVLSIQALMSRQIIKDQHQMSCFIKYNSTQHVAMLLTECFFGFSSFTITACAYTFLHKKLNQAVFFNNPSTFKLITIIIVTFFVFSMPYLVFNLVMVGGVLSNNLKIVTFYPAGFNFFGGLIFINSSINPLLYTFAAGICRKNTNLQQD, from the coding sequence ATGGACCAGCTGAACCAGACCTCTGCAAACTTAACCAACTTCTCGACTGCCGGACCTCCAGCTTTGATCTCGTGGGACTTTAAGTCTCTGGTCCCAGTAGGATTCATGTCACTGTGCTTCCTTGTGGGAATCCCTGGAAATATAGCTGTTTTAATCCTCAGACCAAACTGGGAGCAGCTGTCCAGACTCACCCAGTGTCTGATGATGAACCTGGCCACGTCTGACCTGTTGTGCCTGGTCACTCTGCCTTTTTGGATCTACACTGTTCTGTACAACTGGGCTTTGGGTGTCGCCACCTGTAAAATTATGACATTTCTGCTATATTGTAGTATCTACAGCAGTGtactgaccataactgctctgagTGTCCAGTGCTACATGCAGGTTGTACACCCGCAGCGATGTATCAGATTCAAGATGAGACTCCTTATCCTGTTGTGGCTCATATCGATGGTCCTCTCCATTCAAGCTTTAATGTCCCGGCAAATTATCAAAGACCAGCATCAGATGAGCTGTTTTATAAAATACAACTCTACACAGCATGTGGCTATGTTGCTCACTGAATGCTTTTTTGGATTCAGCTCATTCACCATTACTGCATGTGCATATACTTTTCTGCACAAAAAGCTAAACCAGGCAGTATTTTTCAACAATCCATCTACCTTCAAACTCATCACCATTATCATAGTGACATTTTTTGTATTCTCAATGCCATACTTGGTTTTTAATCTTGTGATGGTGGGAGGTGTTTTAAGTAACAACCTGAAGATTGTTACATTTTATCCAGCTGGCTTTAACTTTTTTGGAGGTTTAATATTTATCAACAGTAGCATAAATCCACTTCTCTACACATTTGCAGCTGGAATATGTCGTAAAAATACAAACCTCCAGCAAGATTAA
- the LOC117392508 gene encoding leukotriene B4 receptor 1-like has product MDQLNLTSANLTNSSTAGPSASISWDFKSLVPVGLMSLCFLVGIPGNIAVLILRPNWHQLSGLTQCLMMNLTMSDLLCLVTLPLWIHTVVYDWALGVVGCKIVTFLVYCSLYSSLLTITSLSVQRYMQVVHPQRCIQFKKRLLVLMWLISMILSIPMLVVRQIMKVNQKNIDCIPKYSSDAQLVAVLLTECFFGISSFTITTCAYILLNRKLNQAIFFNNPSTIKLVTTIIVTFFVFWMPYLIFNFVTIRGILSNNLNIISFYYSNFNIFASLTFINSTINPLLYAFASGLCDNDTHLKGNDRARWK; this is encoded by the coding sequence ATGGACCAGCTGAACCTGACCTCTGCTAATCTCACCAACTCCTCGACTGCTGGACCATCAGCTTCAATCTCCTGGGATTTTAAGTCTTTGGTCCCAGTAGGACTTATGTCACTGTGCTTCCTGGTGGGAATCCCTGGAAATATAGCTGTTTTAATCCTCAGACCAAACTGGCACCAGCTGTCCGGACTGACCCAGTGTCTGATGATGAACCTGACCATGTCCGACCTGTTGTGCCTGGTCACTCTGCCTCTTTGGATCCACACTGTAGTTTATGACTGGGCTCTGGGTGTTGTTGGATGTAAGATTGTAACATTCCTGGTATATTGCAGTCTCTACAGTAGCCTGCTAACCATAACTTCTCTGAGTGTCCAGCGCTACATGCAGGTTGTACACCCACAGAGATGTATCCAATTCAAGAAGAGACTCCTTGtcctgatgtggctcatatcgATGATCCTCTCCATTCCTATGTTAGTGGTTCGACAGATCATGAAAGTAAATCAGAAAAATATCGACTGTATTCCAAAATACTCCTCAGATGCCCAACTTGTGGCTGTGTTGCTCACTGAATGCTTTTTTGGAATAAGCTCATTCACCATAACAACATGTGCTTATATTCTTCTAAACAGAAAGCTAAATCAagcaatatttttcaacaacCCATCCACCATCAAGCTTGTTACCACTATCATAgtgacattttttgtattttggatgCCTTACttgatttttaattttgtgaCTATTCGTGGCATTTTAAGTAACAACCTTaacattatttcattttattattctaACTTTAACATTTTCGCAAGTTTAACATTTATCAACAGTACCATAAATCCACTTCTGTATGCGTTTGCAAGTGGACTAT